From Bacillus pumilus, one genomic window encodes:
- a CDS encoding vWA domain-containing protein gives MRKGHVNQILLITDGCSNHGEDPLAIASLAKEQGITVNVIGIMEENRHDHEAMKEVEGIALAGGGIHQVVYVQQLSQTVQMVTKKAMTQTLQGVVNKELQQILGKDTEIEELPPDKRGEVMEVVDELGETVHLQVLVLVDTSASMKPKLPTVKEALIDLSISLNSRIGENQFGMCIFPGKNSDAEIVLNWTPRFDSLSSIFPKLTTGGITPTGPALREALQHFKSVRSRKGLLEAKEEHDNEFGF, from the coding sequence ATGCGAAAAGGTCACGTAAACCAAATCTTATTGATTACAGATGGCTGCTCAAATCACGGGGAAGATCCACTTGCGATTGCCTCATTGGCAAAGGAACAAGGGATTACAGTCAATGTCATTGGCATTATGGAGGAAAACAGACACGATCATGAAGCGATGAAAGAAGTCGAGGGGATTGCCCTCGCAGGCGGAGGCATCCATCAGGTTGTCTACGTCCAGCAGTTATCTCAAACGGTACAAATGGTCACAAAAAAAGCGATGACACAAACCTTACAAGGTGTTGTGAATAAAGAATTGCAGCAAATACTTGGCAAAGACACTGAAATTGAAGAGCTTCCGCCTGATAAGCGTGGGGAAGTGATGGAAGTAGTCGATGAGTTAGGAGAGACGGTTCATCTTCAAGTACTTGTGCTTGTTGATACAAGTGCAAGTATGAAACCGAAGCTGCCGACCGTTAAAGAAGCACTCATCGATCTCTCTATTAGTTTAAATTCAAGAATTGGTGAAAATCAGTTTGGGATGTGTATATTTCCCGGGAAAAACTCAGATGCTGAAATTGTGTTGAATTGGACGCCTCGATTCGATTCGTTATCATCTATTTTCCCGAAACTGACCACGGGAGGAATTACTCCAACTGGACCAGCGCTTCGAGAAGCACTCCAGCATTTCAAATCAGTTCGTTCGCGTAAAGGGCTGCTTGAAGCAAAGGAAGAGCATGATAATGAATTCGGCTTCTAA
- a CDS encoding protein kinase domain-containing protein, with protein sequence MNSASNIPLGTVIQGKWHHNHYRIVKELGKGANGIVYLAESQNGQVALKVSDDSMLIASEVNVLKSFSKAPVKTMGPSFYDMDDAIYPGMLQKRSFYVMEYVRGPLLLEFVKQKGDEWIVVLMVQLLSNLAHLHQEGWIFGDLKPDNLIVSGPPAAIRCIDVGGTTKAGRAIKEYTEFFDRGYWGFGTRKAEPSYDLFALSMVMVNCAYKKEFKKGAEPEKQLYRAIEGHPLLKRYERVLKAALQGKYQSAAAMKSAMLKEGQLIASRKASQKKQQQKNGQKPAVQQNQQVTSRSRVAAAKRTPVRKKSGGLFETVLIVCSVLALYCAYVVLFLL encoded by the coding sequence ATGAATTCGGCTTCTAACATTCCGTTAGGCACGGTGATTCAAGGGAAATGGCATCACAATCATTACCGCATTGTAAAAGAGCTGGGAAAAGGGGCGAACGGTATTGTCTATCTAGCCGAATCGCAAAATGGTCAAGTAGCCCTTAAAGTGAGTGATGACAGTATGCTCATTGCATCTGAAGTCAATGTATTAAAATCCTTTTCTAAGGCTCCTGTGAAAACCATGGGGCCTTCTTTTTATGATATGGATGATGCGATTTATCCCGGTATGCTTCAAAAGCGTTCCTTTTATGTGATGGAGTATGTCAGAGGCCCGTTACTGCTTGAATTTGTAAAACAAAAAGGTGATGAGTGGATCGTCGTTTTAATGGTTCAGCTTTTATCTAACCTGGCTCATTTACATCAGGAAGGCTGGATTTTTGGTGACTTGAAGCCAGACAATCTCATCGTGTCAGGTCCCCCAGCCGCGATCCGGTGCATTGATGTAGGGGGAACGACAAAAGCAGGCAGGGCAATCAAGGAGTATACAGAGTTTTTTGATCGAGGCTATTGGGGATTCGGCACAAGAAAGGCAGAGCCATCCTATGATCTGTTTGCCTTAAGTATGGTGATGGTGAATTGTGCGTATAAGAAAGAATTCAAAAAAGGAGCAGAACCGGAAAAGCAGCTTTACAGAGCGATTGAAGGACATCCTTTATTAAAGCGTTATGAAAGGGTGTTAAAGGCTGCTCTACAAGGTAAATATCAATCAGCGGCGGCTATGAAGAGTGCGATGCTGAAAGAAGGACAGCTGATCGCTTCAAGAAAAGCGAGTCAAAAGAAGCAGCAGCAAAAAAACGGGCAAAAGCCCGCTGTTCAACAAAATCAACAGGTGACTTCACGATCGAGAGTTGCAGCAGCAAAAAGAACACCAGTACGCAAAAAATCAGGCGGGCTTTTTGAAACTGTTCTGATCGTGTGCAGTGTACTTGCTCTTTACTGTGCATATGTAGTTTTGTTCCTGCTATAG
- the hpt gene encoding hypoxanthine phosphoribosyltransferase — protein sequence MKQDIEKVLISEEEIQQKVKELGATLTSDYDGKFPLAIGVLKGALPFMADLIKHIDTYLELDFMDVSSYGKSTVSSGEVKIIKDLDTSVEGRDILIMEDIIDSGLTLSYLVELFRYRKANSIKIVTLLDKPSGRKADIKADYVGFEVPDAFVVGYGLDFAERYRNLPYIGVLKPSVYEG from the coding sequence ATGAAACAAGATATTGAAAAGGTTTTGATCTCAGAAGAAGAGATCCAGCAAAAAGTGAAGGAACTGGGTGCAACATTAACCAGCGATTATGATGGTAAATTTCCCCTGGCTATTGGTGTTTTGAAAGGGGCTCTTCCATTCATGGCAGACCTGATCAAACACATTGATACATATTTAGAACTTGATTTTATGGATGTATCTAGCTACGGAAAATCTACCGTATCTTCAGGAGAAGTAAAGATCATTAAAGATCTTGATACTTCTGTTGAAGGAAGAGATATTTTAATTATGGAAGATATCATCGACAGTGGGTTAACTTTGAGCTATCTGGTAGAGCTTTTCCGATACCGTAAAGCAAACTCCATAAAAATTGTGACATTGCTTGATAAACCAAGCGGTCGTAAAGCAGACATCAAAGCAGATTATGTTGGATTTGAAGTGCCAGATGCATTTGTTGTCGGCTATGGATTGGATTTCGCTGAACGTTACCGAAACCTCCCGTATATTGGAGTGTTAAAACCATCTGTTTACGAAGGCTAA
- the ftsH gene encoding ATP-dependent zinc metalloprotease FtsH produces the protein MNRVFRNTIFYILILLLVIGVVSWLGSPNQKPENMSYSKFSQNLSAGKVESISIQPVRGVYEIRGQLDGAKKDQYFITHVPDGQGVDQIYSALKNTDVKVEPAPETNGWLQVLTTIIPFIIIFILFFFLLNQAQGGGSRVMNFGKSKAKLYTEEKKRVKFKDVAGADEEKQELVEVVEFLKDPRKFAELGARIPKGVLLVGPPGTGKTLLARASAGEAGVPFFSISGSDFVEMFVGVGASRVRDLFENAKKNAPCLIFIDEIDAVGRQRGAGLGGGHDEREQTLNQLLVEMDGFSANEGIIIIAATNRADILDPALLRPGRFDRQITVDRPDVIGREEVLKVHAKNKPLDDTVNLKAIASRTPGFSGADLENLLNEAALVAARHNKKKIDMRDIDEATDRVIAGPAKKSRVISKKERNIVAYHEAGHTVIGLILDEADMVHKVTIVPRGQAGGYAVMLPREDRYFQTKPELLDKIVGLLGGRVAEEITFGEVSTGAHNDFQRATGIARKMVTEFGMSDKLGPLQFGQAQGGQVFLGRDFNNEPNYSEAIAYEIDQEIQRFIKDSYERAKQILTENKDKLEIIAQALLEVETLDAEQIKSLYETGKLPERIYADDEEKNDDVKVNIKKKEEDEEI, from the coding sequence ATGAATCGGGTTTTTCGTAATACGATTTTTTATATACTTATTTTATTACTTGTGATAGGGGTAGTCAGTTGGTTAGGATCCCCTAATCAAAAGCCTGAGAACATGTCTTACAGCAAATTTTCGCAAAATCTAAGTGCGGGAAAAGTGGAGAGTATCTCCATTCAGCCTGTAAGAGGGGTTTATGAAATTCGTGGTCAATTAGATGGCGCGAAAAAAGATCAATACTTCATTACCCATGTTCCAGATGGTCAAGGTGTTGACCAGATTTACAGTGCACTGAAGAATACAGATGTAAAAGTAGAACCAGCACCTGAAACAAATGGATGGCTGCAAGTTCTGACAACCATCATTCCGTTTATCATCATCTTTATCCTGTTCTTCTTCTTATTGAACCAAGCTCAGGGCGGTGGAAGCCGTGTTATGAACTTTGGTAAGAGTAAGGCGAAGCTTTACACAGAAGAGAAGAAACGTGTGAAATTTAAAGATGTTGCCGGTGCAGATGAAGAAAAGCAAGAGCTTGTAGAAGTGGTTGAATTCCTAAAGGACCCACGTAAATTTGCGGAGCTTGGCGCAAGAATACCTAAAGGGGTTTTACTAGTAGGGCCTCCAGGTACAGGTAAAACTTTGCTTGCGAGAGCATCTGCAGGAGAAGCAGGCGTTCCTTTCTTCAGCATCAGTGGTTCTGACTTCGTCGAGATGTTCGTCGGTGTCGGTGCATCACGTGTACGTGATTTATTCGAAAATGCGAAAAAGAATGCACCTTGCTTAATCTTTATTGATGAGATTGATGCAGTGGGTCGTCAGCGTGGAGCCGGTCTTGGCGGTGGTCATGACGAGCGTGAACAAACGCTTAACCAGCTTCTTGTTGAAATGGATGGTTTTAGTGCGAACGAAGGTATTATTATCATTGCTGCGACGAACCGTGCAGATATCCTAGATCCTGCATTGCTGCGTCCGGGACGTTTTGACCGTCAAATTACGGTTGACCGACCAGATGTCATTGGCCGTGAAGAAGTACTGAAGGTTCATGCGAAAAACAAACCGCTTGATGATACAGTCAACTTGAAAGCCATTGCAAGCAGAACACCTGGGTTCTCTGGAGCAGATCTTGAGAACTTACTAAACGAAGCAGCGCTAGTTGCTGCCCGTCATAACAAAAAGAAAATCGATATGCGTGATATCGACGAAGCGACTGACCGTGTCATCGCTGGACCGGCGAAGAAAAGCCGCGTCATTTCGAAGAAAGAACGTAATATCGTGGCTTACCATGAAGCAGGTCATACTGTGATTGGACTTATCCTAGACGAAGCGGACATGGTGCATAAAGTAACGATCGTTCCTCGTGGTCAGGCAGGCGGATATGCGGTCATGCTTCCAAGAGAAGACCGTTATTTCCAAACGAAGCCAGAGCTTCTTGATAAAATTGTCGGCTTGCTCGGCGGTCGTGTTGCAGAGGAAATTACGTTTGGTGAAGTAAGCACAGGCGCTCACAACGACTTCCAGCGTGCAACAGGCATTGCAAGAAAAATGGTTACTGAGTTCGGTATGTCTGATAAGCTTGGTCCGCTTCAGTTCGGTCAAGCACAAGGTGGTCAAGTGTTCCTAGGCCGTGACTTTAACAACGAGCCGAATTATAGTGAAGCCATTGCTTACGAGATTGACCAAGAAATTCAGCGTTTCATCAAGGACAGCTACGAACGTGCGAAACAAATTCTTACTGAGAACAAAGATAAGCTAGAAATTATCGCACAAGCCCTTCTAGAAGTTGAAACATTAGATGCTGAGCAAATTAAATCTCTTTACGAAACTGGAAAGCTTCCAGAGCGTATATACGCAGATGACGAAGAGAAAAACGATGATGTGAAAGTGAACATCAAGAAAAAAGAAGAAGATGAGGAGATCTAA
- a CDS encoding type III pantothenate kinase: MLLVIDVGNTNTVLGVYHNGDLNYHWRIETSRHKTEDEFGMAIRSLFDYVGLMFDQIEGIIISSVVPPMMFALERMCEKYFHLTPQIVGPGMKTGLNIMCDNPKEVGADRIVNAVAAIHLYGAPLIVVDFGTATTYCYINEQKQYMGGAIAPGITISTEALYTRAAKLPRIEIVRPDHIVGKNTISAMQSGILYGYVGQVEGIVKRMKQQAKQTPKVIATGGLSTLIGNESDCIDIVDPFLTLKGLQLIYERNRVGVL; the protein is encoded by the coding sequence TTGTTACTCGTGATAGATGTAGGAAACACAAATACCGTTTTAGGTGTTTATCATAACGGCGATCTAAACTACCATTGGCGAATTGAAACAAGCCGTCATAAAACAGAAGACGAATTTGGTATGGCCATCAGGTCTTTATTTGATTATGTGGGGCTGATGTTTGATCAAATAGAAGGAATTATCATCTCGTCTGTTGTCCCGCCAATGATGTTTGCACTAGAAAGAATGTGCGAGAAGTACTTTCACTTAACACCCCAAATTGTAGGGCCTGGAATGAAGACGGGATTAAACATTATGTGTGACAATCCAAAGGAAGTCGGGGCTGATCGAATTGTGAATGCAGTAGCGGCGATTCACCTATATGGGGCACCTCTCATTGTTGTAGACTTTGGCACAGCGACAACCTACTGCTATATCAATGAACAAAAACAATACATGGGTGGGGCAATTGCACCTGGTATTACCATCTCAACAGAGGCTTTATATACAAGAGCGGCGAAGCTGCCGAGAATTGAAATTGTCCGTCCAGATCACATTGTTGGAAAAAACACCATTAGTGCGATGCAATCCGGCATCCTTTATGGATATGTTGGGCAAGTCGAGGGAATAGTGAAACGGATGAAGCAGCAAGCGAAACAAACACCGAAAGTCATTGCAACAGGCGGTTTGTCGACATTGATTGGAAATGAATCAGACTGCATTGATATTGTCGATCCGTTCTTAACATTAAAAGGACTTCAACTCATTTATGAGCGTAATCGTGTCGGTGTACTATAG
- the hslO gene encoding Hsp33 family molecular chaperone HslO: MDYLVKALAYDGKVRAYAANTTDTINEAQRRHHTWPTASAAIGRTMTATVMMGAMLKGENKLTVKIEGGGPIGAIIADGNAKGQVRGYVSNPQVHFDLNEHGKLDVRRAVGTSGTLSVVKDIGLKDHFTGQTEIDSGEIGDDFTYYLVSSEQVPSSVGVGVLVNPDNSILAAGGFIIQLLPGTEDAVIERLEKRLSTIEPISKLIEKGMTPEEILEEVLGEKPQILETVPVEFSCNCSKERFANGIISLGKAEIDDMIEQDGQAEAQCHFCNETYVFTKEELEELREEITR; this comes from the coding sequence ATGGATTACTTAGTTAAAGCGTTAGCATATGACGGAAAAGTCCGAGCATATGCTGCAAACACAACAGATACAATCAATGAAGCACAAAGAAGACACCATACATGGCCAACAGCATCAGCAGCGATTGGCAGAACAATGACAGCTACAGTCATGATGGGTGCTATGCTGAAAGGCGAAAATAAGCTAACGGTCAAAATTGAAGGCGGTGGACCAATCGGTGCCATCATTGCTGATGGAAACGCAAAAGGTCAGGTGCGCGGATATGTCTCAAACCCACAAGTCCACTTTGACTTAAATGAACATGGCAAGCTGGATGTCAGACGTGCAGTCGGGACATCTGGAACGTTGAGTGTTGTCAAAGATATCGGACTGAAAGATCACTTTACAGGACAAACGGAGATCGACTCAGGTGAAATTGGAGACGACTTCACTTATTATCTTGTCTCTTCTGAGCAAGTGCCTTCCTCTGTAGGCGTAGGGGTTCTGGTCAATCCAGATAACTCGATCCTTGCAGCAGGCGGTTTCATCATTCAATTGCTGCCTGGAACAGAAGATGCTGTCATCGAAAGATTAGAAAAGCGGCTCTCAACCATTGAACCCATTTCTAAACTCATTGAAAAAGGGATGACACCAGAAGAAATTTTAGAAGAAGTACTCGGAGAAAAACCTCAAATTTTAGAAACTGTACCTGTCGAATTCTCTTGTAACTGCTCAAAAGAACGTTTTGCTAATGGCATTATCAGCCTAGGGAAAGCCGAAATTGACGACATGATTGAACAAGACGGACAAGCAGAAGCTCAATGCCATTTTTGTAACGAAACGTATGTATTTACAAAAGAAGAGCTAGAAGAGCTGCGTGAAGAAATAACCCGCTAA